In the Flavisolibacter tropicus genome, one interval contains:
- a CDS encoding MFS transporter produces MAHPSQESIFTLKFWLLCTSSFLFSSSFNMLIPELPAYLNSMGGGAYKGYIIALFTLTAGISRPFSGRLTDTIGRVPVMAVGSLVCFVCGLLYPVLTTVTGFLLLRLFHGFSTGFKPTATAAYIADIIPAHRWGEAMGIHGICFSTGLAIGPAIGSFITARYSIDILFYCSSVFALLSIGILANLKETHPEKQRFHPKLLKIKGQDIFEPLVLPAALITFLGYISYGAILTIIPDWSDHLGISNKGTFYIVYTLSSLLIRFLAGKLSDRKGRVYALKIALVLMALAIFIMGAGTTVTTLLIGAFVYGMGTGLISPAISAWTADLSDENRRGRGMATMYIALEAGIGLGAWLAGLVFQDDLNVVPYIFYGTAVCCVIGLGYLIVKHPNRRLSN; encoded by the coding sequence ATGGCTCATCCTTCGCAGGAATCAATTTTCACGTTAAAGTTTTGGTTACTCTGTACCAGCTCCTTTCTATTTTCCTCCAGCTTTAACATGCTGATTCCTGAACTGCCCGCCTACTTAAACAGTATGGGCGGCGGAGCCTACAAAGGCTACATCATTGCTTTATTTACATTAACAGCAGGTATCTCCCGCCCCTTTAGTGGACGCTTAACAGATACTATTGGTCGCGTACCAGTAATGGCCGTTGGTTCTTTAGTTTGCTTTGTTTGTGGCCTGCTATACCCAGTCCTTACTACCGTAACTGGCTTTTTATTGCTGCGTTTATTTCATGGTTTCTCTACCGGCTTCAAACCCACGGCTACAGCGGCTTATATTGCCGATATTATTCCAGCGCACCGCTGGGGTGAAGCTATGGGCATTCATGGCATTTGCTTTAGCACGGGGCTGGCCATTGGTCCGGCTATTGGAAGTTTTATAACTGCCCGATACTCGATCGATATCCTGTTTTATTGTTCATCGGTGTTTGCCCTATTATCTATTGGAATTCTGGCCAACCTAAAAGAAACACACCCCGAAAAGCAACGTTTCCATCCTAAGCTATTAAAGATCAAAGGACAAGATATTTTTGAACCCTTGGTACTACCAGCTGCTTTAATTACGTTTTTAGGCTATATCAGTTATGGCGCTATACTAACCATTATTCCCGATTGGAGCGATCACTTGGGCATTTCCAACAAGGGCACATTTTATATCGTGTATACCCTATCATCCTTATTGATCCGCTTTTTAGCTGGCAAACTTTCAGATCGTAAAGGAAGGGTGTATGCGCTCAAGATAGCACTGGTATTAATGGCTCTCGCCATTTTTATTATGGGTGCAGGAACCACAGTTACCACCCTTTTGATCGGTGCCTTTGTGTATGGCATGGGCACAGGATTGATCTCACCTGCCATTTCAGCCTGGACAGCCGACCTGAGTGATGAGAACCGCCGCGGCCGCGGAATGGCTACTATGTATATCGCCCTGGAAGCGGGTATTGGATTGGGAGCCTGGCTGGCAGGACTGGTCTTTCAGGATGATCTGAACGTCGTGCCTTATATATTTTACGGTACAGCAGTCTGCTGCGTAATTGGGTTGGGCTATCTAATAGTAAAACATCCTAATCGCAGATTAAGCAATTAG
- a CDS encoding MBG domain-containing protein: MRNLYPLARRLRIVAKTISSRLSLFFLLFGLSVVSANAQTTRYVNASASGANDGTSWADAYNDLQAALNSAVSGDAIKVAAGTYMPSVDPDGTGVTRKQTFMLKSGVELLGGYNATTGVRDVKANKTILSGDLDNNDVGLTNNTNNAYHVVAAKNLGAATLLDGFTISGGNANNQSTTFLVDGDNGLGGAVYMYGASTNLTINNCVIENNYSINGVVAILRSSSPLVTNCVFSANSATSGGAVQTNSGSGTSSFVNCLFVRNTAAFGSSFDTYGGNISLVNCTFYKNTATVTSSGYEGTVRITSGSTLTMVNSVVWGNTKAGNPDGIAIHSSGGSGTVSYSTMDAAGSGYTGSNNLNTDPAFNNAADPDGADNIWMTADDGLHLRAASPSTNTGNDGGVSIATDIIGAARKQGVVNRGAYETVMPAVTLYVDASASGLNDGTTWTNAYTNLQSALAVAVSGDKVLVAAGTYTPSVDPDGTGVTRKQTFMLKSGVELLGGYNATTGVRDVKANKTILSGDLDNNDVGLTNNTNNAYHVVAAKNLGAATLLDGFTISGGNANNQSTTFLVDGDNGLGGAVYMYGASTNLTINNCVIENNYSINGVVAILRSSSPLVTNCVFSANSATSGGAVQTNSGSGTSSFVNCLFVRNTAAFGSSFDTYGGNISLVNCTFYKNTATVTSSGYEGTVRITSGSTLTMVNSVVWGNTKAGNPDGIAIHSSGGSGTVSYSTMDAAGSGYTGSNNLNTDPAFNNAADPDGADNIWMTADDGLHLNNPSPAADQGDNSAVSGIATDITGATRIQNGTVNMGAYETVVTKTPQTVSFTAGATVTKIYGDAYTVSATASSGLSITYTIISGPATISGSAITFTGTGSVEVKAVQSGNATYDPAEATQTITVIKKAVTVTVDAISKTYGDADPTLTYTNTALVTGDAFTGSLKRDAGESVGTYAINQNDLALNSNYTLTFVGADLTIGARSITIKANDASKFVGETKTFTGNEYSISSGTLATGDAITSVSLSSNGEPAIASAGTYPITVGGAAGIPTSNYNITYVDGTLTVNPCTAITIDIPPADQTVCPGGNVTFTVSATGSGMSYQWLKDGAAISSATSSSYTISSVTAGHAANYSVEVSNGCGTVTSSAATLSVNVSTKITAQPVAKSVCETGPASFSVTATGSNLTYQWYKDGSPISSATSSTLSLSSVSAANAGNYSVEVSGDCGNETSASVALTVLPITAISTDPVSKAVCEGGSVSFSGSATGTGIVYKWQKDGSDISGTFSTSYTIATVTAADAGNYRLVATSACGVATSNAATLTVNSIPATPTVGTSSATTFCVGGSVTLTSSATSGNQWFKDGAVIGGATAQTYIATTGGSYTVQSTVSTCPSPVSAGTTVTVNPIPTAPTISAGGALSFCSGGSVTLTSSVASGNQWYNGSTLLTGETGQTYTATTSGNYNVKVTASGCTSTASASTIVTANVTPATPTISTGSSTTFCSGGSVTLTSSAASGNQWYKDGAAIGGATAQTYTATAGGSYTVKATSGSCTSSASAATVVTVNATPATPVITATGNILTSSATAGNQWYLNGTAITGATNQTHRVQASGLYKVKVTSGACSSTSVDYNFVATRIDNPGTGNGEIFLYPNPVLKTLTVKNAAGHKLLVRIYDGFGKKVHESKLVTSQGSIDVQGLSAGIYQVVVTDQASADSKPFTYTIVKL; encoded by the coding sequence ATGAGAAATCTCTACCCTTTAGCAAGACGCTTGCGGATAGTTGCGAAAACTATTAGCAGCAGGCTGTCACTGTTTTTTTTACTCTTTGGGTTATCGGTTGTTTCAGCTAATGCCCAAACTACAAGGTATGTGAATGCCAGCGCCAGCGGTGCCAATGATGGTACATCCTGGGCCGATGCCTATAATGATTTGCAGGCTGCCTTAAATTCGGCCGTAAGCGGCGATGCAATAAAGGTTGCTGCGGGCACCTATATGCCGAGTGTTGATCCGGATGGTACGGGTGTTACCCGCAAACAGACCTTTATGCTGAAAAGCGGCGTCGAACTTTTAGGTGGTTACAATGCCACTACAGGCGTTAGAGATGTAAAGGCTAATAAAACCATCTTAAGCGGGGATCTGGATAACAATGATGTAGGGTTGACCAATAATACCAATAATGCTTACCATGTGGTAGCGGCCAAGAACCTGGGCGCAGCTACGCTACTGGACGGTTTTACGATTTCGGGTGGTAATGCCAATAACCAGAGCACTACGTTTTTAGTTGATGGCGACAATGGCCTGGGTGGGGCAGTCTACATGTATGGGGCCAGTACAAACCTGACCATCAACAACTGCGTGATTGAAAATAATTACAGCATTAACGGTGTGGTAGCGATTCTTCGCTCCAGCAGTCCGCTGGTGACCAACTGCGTATTCTCTGCTAACTCGGCAACGAGTGGGGGCGCGGTGCAAACCAACAGTGGCAGCGGTACATCCAGTTTTGTCAATTGTCTTTTCGTGCGCAATACCGCCGCTTTTGGATCGTCTTTCGATACTTATGGTGGCAATATCAGCCTTGTCAATTGTACGTTCTACAAAAACACGGCAACCGTGACGTCAAGCGGGTATGAGGGGACAGTACGTATCACCAGTGGTTCAACCCTCACGATGGTGAACAGCGTTGTTTGGGGTAACACCAAGGCCGGCAATCCGGACGGGATTGCCATACATAGCAGCGGCGGCAGTGGCACGGTAAGCTATTCCACTATGGATGCGGCCGGCAGCGGGTATACCGGTAGCAATAACCTCAATACAGATCCGGCTTTTAATAATGCGGCGGATCCCGATGGGGCCGATAATATCTGGATGACTGCCGATGATGGACTGCATTTGCGTGCGGCTTCTCCATCTACTAATACCGGCAATGATGGAGGAGTATCTATAGCCACAGATATTATAGGAGCTGCCAGGAAACAAGGGGTGGTGAACAGGGGCGCTTATGAAACCGTGATGCCAGCTGTAACCCTTTATGTAGATGCCAGTGCGTCAGGCTTGAACGATGGTACTACATGGACAAATGCCTATACCAATTTACAATCGGCATTAGCTGTAGCAGTGAGTGGTGATAAGGTTCTAGTTGCTGCGGGCACCTATACGCCGAGTGTTGATCCGGATGGTACGGGTGTTACCCGCAAACAGACCTTTATGCTGAAAAGCGGCGTCGAACTTTTAGGTGGTTACAATGCCACTACAGGCGTTAGAGATGTAAAGGCTAATAAAACCATCTTAAGCGGGGATCTGGATAACAATGATGTAGGGTTGACCAATAATACCAATAATGCTTACCATGTGGTAGCGGCCAAGAACCTGGGCGCAGCTACGCTACTGGACGGTTTTACGATTTCGGGTGGTAATGCCAATAACCAGAGCACTACGTTTTTAGTTGATGGCGACAATGGCCTGGGTGGGGCAGTCTACATGTATGGGGCCAGTACAAACCTGACCATCAACAACTGCGTGATTGAAAATAATTACAGCATTAACGGTGTGGTAGCGATTCTTCGCTCCAGCAGTCCGCTGGTGACCAACTGCGTATTCTCTGCTAACTCGGCAACGAGTGGGGGCGCGGTGCAAACCAACAGTGGCAGCGGTACATCCAGTTTTGTCAATTGTCTTTTCGTGCGCAATACCGCCGCTTTTGGATCGTCTTTCGATACTTATGGTGGCAATATCAGCCTTGTCAATTGTACGTTCTACAAAAACACGGCAACCGTGACGTCAAGCGGGTATGAGGGGACAGTACGTATCACCAGTGGTTCAACCCTCACGATGGTGAACAGCGTTGTTTGGGGTAACACCAAGGCCGGCAATCCGGACGGGATTGCCATACATAGCAGCGGCGGCAGTGGCACGGTAAGCTATTCCACTATGGATGCGGCCGGCAGCGGGTATACCGGTAGCAATAACCTCAATACAGATCCGGCTTTTAATAATGCGGCGGATCCCGATGGGGCCGATAATATCTGGATGACTGCCGATGATGGACTGCATTTGAATAATCCGTCGCCTGCTGCTGATCAGGGTGATAATTCTGCTGTATCGGGTATCGCTACTGATATAACCGGGGCGACCCGTATCCAAAATGGTACAGTGAACATGGGGGCATATGAAACTGTAGTTACAAAAACACCGCAGACTGTTTCTTTTACTGCTGGTGCTACCGTAACGAAAATTTATGGGGATGCTTATACAGTAAGTGCTACAGCCAGCTCTGGTCTGTCAATTACCTATACTATTATATCTGGCCCTGCTACCATAAGTGGTAGTGCCATAACTTTTACTGGCACTGGTTCTGTAGAAGTAAAGGCTGTTCAATCAGGCAATGCAACATATGATCCTGCTGAAGCAACACAAACCATTACGGTAATTAAAAAGGCGGTGACGGTAACCGTTGATGCCATTAGCAAGACTTATGGAGATGCCGATCCTACGTTGACCTATACTAATACAGCGTTGGTTACTGGTGATGCCTTTACGGGTAGTTTGAAACGAGATGCAGGAGAGAGTGTGGGCACGTATGCTATCAATCAAAATGATCTGGCTTTAAATAGTAACTATACATTGACCTTTGTAGGTGCAGATTTAACTATTGGTGCTAGAAGCATTACAATCAAGGCCAATGATGCCAGCAAGTTTGTTGGAGAAACCAAAACATTTACAGGCAATGAGTACAGCATATCTTCAGGTACATTAGCTACGGGTGATGCTATTACTAGTGTTAGCTTAAGTAGCAATGGAGAACCTGCTATTGCTTCAGCTGGTACTTATCCAATAACAGTTGGCGGAGCAGCTGGCATACCAACAAGTAATTACAATATTACCTATGTGGATGGTACCCTTACTGTAAATCCTTGTACAGCCATTACAATCGATATTCCTCCGGCAGATCAAACGGTTTGTCCTGGTGGTAATGTAACATTTACCGTGTCGGCAACCGGAAGCGGAATGTCTTATCAGTGGTTGAAAGATGGTGCTGCAATTTCCAGCGCTACTAGTTCTTCCTATACGATATCTTCTGTTACAGCTGGACATGCTGCCAATTATAGTGTTGAAGTGTCTAATGGATGTGGTACTGTAACATCGTCTGCAGCTACGTTGTCTGTAAACGTTAGTACAAAGATAACAGCACAACCGGTTGCTAAAAGTGTATGTGAAACCGGTCCTGCTAGCTTTTCGGTTACAGCCACAGGCTCTAACCTGACCTACCAATGGTATAAAGATGGATCACCTATTTCAAGTGCAACATCATCTACTTTATCATTATCATCAGTATCAGCTGCCAATGCTGGTAACTACAGTGTAGAAGTAAGTGGTGATTGTGGTAATGAAACATCAGCAAGTGTAGCGTTAACTGTACTGCCTATTACAGCTATAAGTACAGATCCGGTTAGTAAGGCGGTGTGTGAAGGCGGAAGTGTAAGTTTCTCAGGAAGCGCTACCGGAACCGGTATCGTTTATAAGTGGCAAAAAGATGGAAGTGATATTTCCGGTACATTCTCTACTAGCTATACAATAGCTACTGTTACAGCTGCTGATGCCGGTAACTATAGGTTAGTTGCAACCAGTGCGTGCGGTGTTGCGACATCAAATGCGGCAACCTTAACGGTTAATTCCATTCCAGCTACTCCAACAGTAGGCACAAGTAGCGCTACAACCTTCTGTGTTGGCGGTAGTGTAACGTTGACCTCGTCCGCAACATCGGGTAACCAATGGTTTAAAGATGGTGCTGTTATTGGTGGTGCGACAGCTCAAACCTATATAGCTACTACCGGCGGTTCATATACTGTACAAAGTACTGTAAGCACATGTCCATCGCCGGTATCTGCTGGTACAACTGTAACAGTGAATCCGATACCAACTGCGCCTACTATTAGTGCCGGCGGAGCGTTAAGCTTCTGTTCAGGTGGCAGTGTTACGCTAACATCATCAGTTGCCAGCGGTAACCAATGGTATAATGGTAGCACACTACTTACTGGTGAAACGGGTCAAACCTATACTGCTACTACTAGTGGAAATTATAATGTTAAGGTGACAGCTTCTGGTTGTACATCTACGGCTTCGGCCTCTACAATTGTAACTGCAAATGTTACTCCTGCTACACCTACTATTTCTACCGGAAGCAGTACTACGTTCTGCTCGGGTGGTAGTGTGACGTTAACATCGTCTGCTGCCAGCGGTAATCAATGGTATAAAGATGGTGCAGCCATTGGCGGTGCCACTGCGCAAACGTATACAGCCACTGCAGGTGGTAGCTATACAGTTAAGGCCACTTCAGGCAGCTGTACTTCTTCAGCATCTGCTGCTACAGTGGTTACTGTAAACGCAACACCAGCTACCCCGGTGATCACAGCTACAGGTAATATACTTACTTCATCAGCTACTGCCGGCAACCAGTGGTACTTAAATGGAACAGCGATAACAGGAGCTACCAATCAAACCCATCGTGTACAGGCTTCTGGTCTGTATAAAGTGAAAGTAACTAGCGGTGCATGTTCCAGCACGTCTGTTGATTACAACTTTGTGGCTACCCGAATTGATAACCCAGGTACAGGAAATGGAGAAATATTTCTGTATCCAAACCCTGTGTTGAAAACGCTGACAGTGAAAAATGCAGCAGGGCACAAACTGCTGGTGCGTATCTATGATGGCTTTGGTAAAAAAGTGCACGAAAGCAAATTGGTGACTTCACAAGGTAGCATTGATGTGCAGGGCCTGAGCGCTGGTATTTACCAAGTAGTGGTTACTGACCAAGCCAGTGCAGATTCTAAACCGTTTACTTATACCATTGTAAAACTTTAA
- a CDS encoding TCR/Tet family MFS transporter — protein MSSSKKAAIGFIFITLLIDVTGLGLIIPVFPDLIKELIHGDNSDASRWSGWLLAAYAIMQFVCAPILGNLSDKYGRRPVLLLSLLGFGADYLFLSFAPTIGWLFVGRIIAGLFGASFTTASAYIADISTDKDRTQNFGMVGAAFGLGFIIGPVIGGLLGGYGTRVPFMVAAGLSLLNALYGYFVLPESLPKEKRRSFDWKRANPVGSLLHLKKYPSIIGLMFSLFFVYIAAHAVQSNWGFYGIEKFGWSKSMIGISLGVVGFLIAVVQAGLTRVIIPKLGNVKSIYIGLLLYTIGMFLFGIATSTVWMFAFIVPYCLGGIAGPALQAVIAAHVPSNEQGELQGALTSVISITSIIGPLVMAGLFAHFTKKGAAVYFPGAPYMLGALLMLISTIIAYKALKHEKHRIKDIEKELLLEEVESKAAEA, from the coding sequence ATGTCTTCTTCAAAGAAAGCCGCTATTGGTTTTATATTTATTACCCTGCTTATTGATGTTACAGGATTGGGATTGATCATTCCAGTTTTTCCTGATTTAATTAAAGAATTGATACATGGCGATAATAGCGACGCCTCTCGTTGGAGTGGTTGGTTGCTGGCCGCATATGCGATCATGCAATTTGTATGTGCGCCTATATTGGGAAACCTGAGTGACAAATATGGTCGCCGACCAGTGCTCTTGCTTTCCTTATTGGGTTTTGGCGCTGACTACCTGTTCCTTTCATTTGCGCCTACCATTGGCTGGCTGTTTGTGGGGCGAATCATTGCCGGTTTGTTTGGAGCTTCTTTTACTACCGCATCTGCCTATATAGCCGATATAAGTACTGATAAGGACCGGACACAAAACTTTGGAATGGTTGGTGCCGCTTTTGGACTGGGCTTTATTATTGGTCCGGTGATTGGTGGTTTGCTGGGTGGCTACGGAACACGCGTACCCTTTATGGTGGCGGCGGGTTTAAGCTTACTGAATGCTTTGTATGGGTATTTCGTATTGCCGGAATCATTGCCAAAAGAAAAGCGCCGGTCATTTGATTGGAAACGAGCCAATCCGGTAGGTTCGTTGTTGCATTTGAAAAAGTACCCCAGTATAATTGGTTTAATGTTCTCCCTATTCTTTGTATACATAGCAGCACATGCCGTGCAAAGCAACTGGGGCTTTTATGGTATTGAAAAGTTTGGTTGGAGCAAATCTATGATCGGTATTTCGCTTGGTGTGGTGGGCTTCCTGATAGCTGTTGTACAAGCTGGTTTAACAAGGGTAATAATACCGAAGTTGGGTAATGTAAAAAGTATTTACATTGGTTTGTTGTTGTACACGATTGGGATGTTCCTGTTTGGTATTGCTACCAGCACTGTATGGATGTTTGCCTTTATTGTGCCTTATTGCCTAGGTGGTATAGCCGGGCCGGCCTTACAGGCGGTAATTGCAGCGCATGTGCCATCTAATGAACAGGGCGAATTGCAAGGAGCACTAACTAGTGTTATTTCCATAACTTCTATTATTGGTCCGCTGGTAATGGCTGGGCTGTTTGCGCATTTTACCAAGAAAGGTGCTGCTGTTTATTTTCCTGGTGCGCCCTATATGCTTGGCGCACTACTAATGCTGATCAGTACGATCATCGCCTACAAAGCTTTGAAACATGAAAAGCATCGCATTAAAGACATTGAAAAGGAGTTGTTGTTAGAAGAAGTGGAAAGCAAGGCGGCAGAAGCGTAG